From the genome of Bacteroidales bacterium, one region includes:
- a CDS encoding sulfite exporter TauE/SafE family protein, with translation MARARKWSWPKTGLITLLCGIGHVGSSIVIGAIGIALGYGVQHLEKIESVRGDWAAWALFLFGIGYLLWGLWKGIRNKPHRHFHVHDDGSIHTHQHSHIQRAVHNHDHRPEEDVNLTPWILFIVFVLGPCEPLIPVLMYPAARHSMDGVVLVAVVFSAVTIATMLTIVFLGRYGLNQLPVAKFDRWMHAAAGGAIALSGAAVLFLGL, from the coding sequence ATGGCCAGGGCGAGGAAATGGTCGTGGCCGAAGACGGGCCTGATCACATTGTTATGTGGCATCGGGCATGTAGGCAGTTCCATTGTTATCGGAGCTATTGGCATAGCGCTTGGCTACGGGGTACAGCATCTCGAAAAAATTGAGTCGGTGAGGGGCGACTGGGCCGCATGGGCTCTCTTCCTTTTTGGGATCGGATACCTTCTCTGGGGGCTGTGGAAGGGGATAAGAAACAAACCGCACAGGCATTTCCACGTGCACGACGATGGAAGTATTCACACCCACCAGCACAGCCATATACAGAGGGCTGTTCATAATCATGATCACCGGCCTGAAGAAGACGTGAACCTTACTCCATGGATTCTTTTTATTGTTTTTGTGCTGGGGCCCTGTGAACCCCTGATTCCGGTGCTTATGTATCCGGCGGCAAGGCACAGTATGGATGGGGTTGTGCTGGTGGCTGTTGTGTTTTCGGCTGTCACCATAGCCACCATGCTCACCATTGTGTTTCTGGGCAGGTATGGATTGAATCAGCTTCCGGTGGCCAAATTCGACCGGTGGATGCACGCGGCAGCCGGCGGGGCCATTGCGTTGAGCGGTGCGGCTGTTCTTTTCCTCGGACTGTGA